One window from the genome of Anolis sagrei isolate rAnoSag1 chromosome 4, rAnoSag1.mat, whole genome shotgun sequence encodes:
- the ZC2HC1A gene encoding zinc finger C2HC domain-containing protein 1A, with the protein MEEQDDYESVEQSEDLLPCKICGRTFFTNALRKHAPICQKAATRKRKAFDSSRQRAEGTDISVVKPLKPRPDPPKKPSNWRRKHEELIAAIRSAKGVDRVLKEGGKLPPPPPPSYDPDYIQCPYCQRRFNESAADRHINFCKEQAARITNKGKPITEVKGKLPTRTQIKPPVKKMPSTGSIPPASSRLPQPSSPANKIMPQSGPMGTKIQTSSPAHKSLARTSPQAGGSLKSKTVAPSNIARNAGMSMMANKRKAYSSESYLNSGDGSSVNGGSSKSSEGNSPATQLPKFCYECGAKYPVEAAKFCCECGVRRMVL; encoded by the exons ATTACGAAAGTGTGGAACAATCTGAAGATTTGTTGCCATGCAAAATTTGTGGAAGGACATTTTTTACAAATGCATTA AGGAAACATGCTCCCATTTGCCAAAAAGCAGCTActagaaaaagaaaagcatttgacTCCAGCAGGCAGAGAGCTGAAGGAACTGATATTTCTGTAGTAAAACCTCTGAAGCCACGG CCAGATCCCCCAAAGAAGCCATCCAACTGGAGAAGAAAGCATGAAGAACTCATAGCTGCTATAAGATCAGCCAAGGGAGTTGATCGGGTTCTTAAAGAAGGTGGAAAACTTCCACCACCGCCACCACCATCATATGATCCTG ATTACATCCAGTGTCCATACTGCCAGAGAAGATTTAATGAAAGTGCAGCTGATCGACACATCAATTTTTGTAAAGAGCAGGCAGCCCGTATTACTAATAAAGGAAAACCAATTACTGAAGTTAAAGGGAAGCTTCCTACTCGAACACAG ATCAAGCCACCTGTAAAGAAAATGCCTTCGACAGGATCAATACCACCAGCTTCTTCGCGTTTACCACAACCAA GTTCACCTGCAAATAAAATTATGCCACAAAGTGGACCTATGGGAACCAAAATCCAGACTTCCTCTCCAGCTCATAAAAGTTTGGCAAGGACAAGCCCACAAGCAGG GGGGTCCTTGAAATCAAAGACCGTAGCACCTAGTAATATAGCTAGAAATGCTGGCATGAGCATGATGGCAAACAAAAGGAAAGCATACAGCTCTGAAAGCTACTTAAACAG CGGGGATGGCTCATCTGTCAATGGAGGAAGTTCCAAAAGCAGTGAGGGAAATTCACCTGCTACACAGCTACCAAAATTCTGCTATGAATGTGGCGCCAAATATCCAGTTGAAGCTGCAAAATTCTGCTGTGAATGTGGAGTTCGGAGAATGGTTTTGTGA